The Erpetoichthys calabaricus chromosome 5, fErpCal1.3, whole genome shotgun sequence genome has a segment encoding these proteins:
- the LOC127527755 gene encoding zinc finger protein 501-like produces MASGKKDVKDQVVTLVKKEECDWDPPEDLCVKPEDHQTRLSTFKEEEVKEGTADVKVEDSKDFFIRPGHPNDDIGNICEESHSRLQPQCTNTGQLVTQQNPMELKSELSEFEEKINKGNGRERDDQQPSGSAGISDFYNRLRIHSGKKPSGCTECGKHFILRSSLRRHIRIHTGEKPHSCSECGKRFSQINSLRRHTRIHTGQKPYVCSECGKGFYENCNLRQHAYVHSTVKPYCCSECEKPFADSSALQRHTKIHTREKIYCCSECGRRCVNPSSLQRHMRVHTGERPFSCFECGKLFFDRSGLRQHTRIHTGEKPYCCPECGKSFSYTSSLQKHRRIHTGEKPYFCSECGKQFSASSSLRQHARIHTGEKLYCCPECGKRFSQKNNLKYHSNIHAREKRIRAELAMEKTN; encoded by the exons ATGGCCTCCGGGAAAAAGGATGTCAAGGATCAGGTAGTTACTCTCGTTAAAAAAGAGGAGTGTGACTGGGATCCACCAGAGGATTTGTGTGTGAAGCCGGAGGACCATCAAACAAGACTTTCCACTTTTAAAGAGGAGGAGGTCAAGGAGGGGACTGCTGACGTTAAAGTTGAGGACTCTAAAGATTTCTTCATTCGTCCCGGACATCCAAATGATGACATTGGGAATATTTGTGAAGAATCTCATTCCCGTTTACAGCCCCAGTGCACTAACACGGGACAACTGGTTACCCAGCAAAATCCGATGGAGCTGAAGTCCGAGTTGAGTGAGTttgaagagaaaatcaacaaagggaatgggagagagagagatgatcagCAACCATCTGGGAGTGCTGGAATAA GTGACTTTTATAACCGCTTGAGAATTCACAGTGGAAAGAAGCCTTCTGGTTgcactgaatgtggcaaacacttCATACTGAGAAGCAGCCTACGGAGACACatcagaattcacactggagagaaacctcacagttgttcagaatgtggcaaacgattctcacaaaTCAACAGTCTTCGGAGGCACACACGAATTCACACAGGACAAAAACCATAtgtctgttctgaatgtggtaaaggatTCTATGAGAATTGCAATCTTCGGCAGCACGCATATGTTCACAGTACAGtcaagccatattgctgttctgaatgtgaaaAACCATTTGCTGATAGTAGCGCTCTTCAGAGGCACACCAAGATTCACACTAGAGAAAAAAtatattgctgttcagaatgtggcagaCGATGTGTCAATCCGAGCAGTCTCCAAAGACACATGCGAGTTCATACTGGAGAAAGGccattttcttgttttgaatgtggcaaacTGTTCTTTGACCGTAGTGGTCTCCGGCAGCACAcacgaattcatactggagagaaaccttattgctgtcctgaatgtggcaaaagtttCTCGTACACCAGCTCTCTTCAGAAACACAgacgaattcatactggagagaagccatatttctgttctgaatgtggcaaacagttctctGCTAGTAGCTCTCTCCGACAGCATGCccgaattcatactggagagaaactgTATTGCTGccctgaatgtggtaaacgattttcacaaaaaaacaacctTAAATACCACTCAAACATTCACGCGAGAGAGAAACGAATTAGAGCTGAGCTAGCTATGGAGAAAACCAACTGA